The following nucleotide sequence is from Actinopolymorpha sp. NPDC004070.
GGGCACCATCCCGACGGCACCGGTCCGGCTGCCGAGGCCCGGCTGCGGTTGCGTGCCGAGACCCTGTTCGACCCCGCCCTGCCGAAGTCCGTGCACCGGCGGGGCGAGTGGATGCTCGCCCCGCTGACCGAGCTGGCCCACCGGCCGGGTTCGGTTCCGGCGGTGGCACGGGCGGCGGCGCGCCGGCTGGCCGGCCAGGGTGCGGTGGCGCTGGGGCTGGCGCGAGCGGGGGAGCTGGTCGCGGTGCTGGCGGCGGAGCCGGAGTTCGCGCCGCTGGCCGACGCCCTGGCGGCGGCCGCCGGCGGCGCGGGTGAGGTGATGATCGCCGGGCGGGGGAGCGGCGTGGCCGATCGGCTCGATGTCGAGAAGGTCCTGCCGGCGGGGAACCGGCTGCCCGGCGCGGTCCGCGCGCTGCAGGCCGAGGGCCGGGTGGTGGCACTGGTGTCGGCCGGGCCCGGCGCGGCGCTCGCGACCGCCGACTGTGGCATCGGCGTACCGCTGCCCGGGCACCGGCCGCCGTGGGGCGCCCACCTGCTGAGCGGACCGGGGCTGTCGGACGCCTGTCTGCTGCTCGACGCGGCGGCCGCGGCGAAAACGGTGTCCCGGCGCGGTGCGGCGCTGGCCGGGTACGGCTCGGTCACCGGCGCCCTGCTCGCCGCGCTCGGGCCCGCCCGCGGTGCCACCGAACGCGCCCTGATCGGCGTCAACGTGGCCGCGGCGGCGGGCTTCGTCTCCGGCACGTGGTCCGCCGCCGCGCTGGCCCACCGGCCCGAGCCGGTACGCACCGACCGGAACCACTGGCACGCACTGGACGCCACGGCCGCACTGCGGCGCCTGCGCAGCACACCTCGTGGGCTCACCGAGCACGAGGCCGCCGCCCGGCTCCCGGCCACGTCGGCGGACGGCGACGAGCACCCCGCGAACCTCCTCGGTGCCAGCCTGGGGGAGCTGGCGAACCCGCTCACCCCGACTCTCGCGGCCGGGGCCGGGGTCGCCGCCGCCAGCGGTTCGGTGTCCGACGCGGCGCTGATCGGCGTGGCGATGGGGGTGAACGCCGTCATCGGCGGCATGCAGCGGGTGGGTGCCGACCGGGCGGCACGCCGGTTGGCCGACACCAGCGCGGCCCGGGTGCGGGTGCGGCGCGACGGCCACGAGGTGGAGGTGCTCGCCGACCAGTTGGTGCCCGGCGACGTTGTGGTCCTGCGTGCCGGTGACGCCGTACCCGCCGACGCGCGCATCCTCACCGAACGCGCGCTGGAGACCGACGAGTCCAGCCTCACCGGTGAGTCGCAGCTGGTCGGCAAGACGGCCGAGCCGTGCGCCGCCGCGGACGTCGCCGATCGCTCCAGCATGGTGTACGACGGGACGGTGGTGGCCGCCGGTCGTACGTCCGCGGTGGTCGTCGCGACCGGCGCGGAGACCGAGGTCGGCCGGGGAACCCGCGCGATGGCTGCCCACCGGCCGAGCGGCGGTGGAGTGCAGGAACGCCTGAACCGCCTTGTGCGGTTGACCGTTCCGGTGTCGCTGGGCAGCGGCGTCGCGCTCGTCGGTGTGGGCCTGCTGCGCGGGCGCAGGCCGCGCGACACCCTCGGCACGGCGGTGAGCCTGGCGGTGGCGTCCGTACCGGAAGGGCTTCCGGTGGTGGCGACGGTGGCGCAACTGGCGTCCGCGCGCCGGTTGTCCGCCCGGAACGCGCTGGTGCGCAACCCGCCGACGGTGGAGACGCTCGGCCGGGTGACGACCCTGCTGATGGACAAGACGGGAACGCTCACCGAGGGGCGGATCCGGCTGCGGCGGGTCTCCGACGGCATCGACGAGGAGGCCCTGGACGAACTCAGCGACCACGGGGCCCTGGTGCTCGCGGCCGGGTTGCGGGCCAGCCCCGAGCACGTCGTGGGTGAGGTGCCGGCGCACCCGACCGACCGGGCGGTGGTGGACGCCGCGCTGGAGGTGGGCGTACGCGCGGACACCGGCGCGCCCGGCTGGAGTCTCGTCGACGACGTGCCGTTCGAGTCCGGTCGCGGCTACCACGCCGCACTCGGCGCCACCGACCACGGACAGCGGCTGGTGGTGAAGGGCGCACCGGAGATCGTGATGCCGAAGTGCCGGCGCTGGCGCCGTGGGGCCGACGTACGTCCGCTGGACGAGGCCGAGCGTGCGAAGGTCGAGGCGGAGGTACATCGCCTTGCGGGACAGGGATTCCGGGTACTCGCGGTCGCCGAGCGGGCCGCGTCCGGACGTCGTGACCTCACCGAGGATCGGGTGGAACGCCTCGACCTGCTGGGTTTTCTGGCGCTCGCCGACCAGGTGCGGCCCACGTCCGCGCAGGCGGTGGCGTTGCTGCGCCGGGCCGGGGTCGGTGTGGTGATGCTCACCGGCGACCACCCCACCACGGCGGGTTCGATCGCGGCGGAGCTCGGCATCCTCGACGGCGGCCGCGTACTCACCGGCACCGACCTGGACAGCCATGACGACGCCTCGCTGGCGGCCGTCCTGCCGGAGGTGTCGGTGGTGGCCCGGGTGACGCCGGCGCAGAAGGTACGCGTGGTCCGGACGCTGCAGTCGATCGGCCGTACGGTCGCCATGGCCGGTGACGGCTCGAACGACGCGCCGGCGATCCGCCTTGCCGACGTGGGGATCGCGCTCGGCCGGCACGGCACCACCGCGGCCAGGGAGGCGGCCGACCTGGTGGTCACCGACGACCGGCTGGAAACCATCACCGACGCGATCGTCGAGGGCCGCGCGATGTGGGCGTCGGTACGGGACGCCATCGCGGTCCTGGTGGGCGGCAACCTGGGGGAGACGGCGTTCACCCTCGGGGCCGGGCTGCTCTCACCGAGCGGGTCCCCGCTGAACGCCCGGCAGCTGCTGTTGGTCAACCTCTTCACCGACGTACTGCCCGCGCTGGCACTGGCGATCCGGCCGCCTGCCCACCTCACCCCGGAAGCGTTGCTGCGCGAGGGTCCCGACGCCTCGCTCGGACGCCGGCTGGCCCGCGACGTTGCGATCCGGGCGGGCGCCACCGCGGCCGCTGCATCGGCCGGATGGGTGGTCGGGAGGGCGACGGGTACGCAGGGCCGAGCAGGAACGATCGCGTTGGTGGCGATGGTCGGTGCCCAGCTCGGGCAGTCCGTGGTGACCGGTTGGCGAAGCCCGCTGGTCGTGGGTGCCGGGGCGGTGTCCTGGCTCGGCCTGGCCGCCGTGGTGCAGGTGCCGGGGCTCAGCCACTTCTTCGGCTGCCGGCCACTCGGCCCGGTCGGCTGGGCCACCGCGCTCGGCGCCGCGGGTGCCGGGACGGCGCTTGGAACCGGACTGGAAGGAATGACCGAGATGGCCGTTCGCCGGTTTTCGGGTGGATTCGCCGACCCGCTCACCCAGCCTGGGTGAGGCCACGGGAAGCCGGCGCTGCCTACGGTGTGCAGAACCCGTACGCGACGGAGGTGGAAACCGTGACCGCTGCGCCGACGACAGCCGGCACCGCACCGAGCACCCGGGCCGCCCGGAAGACCGCTGCGAGGAAGGCGCCCGCCCGAAAGTCCGCCGCGAGGAAGGCGCCCGCCCGAAAGTCGGCCGCGAACAAGACCTCGACCAGGACCGCGGCCAGGAAGACCACCGCCAAGCGGCCCGTCGCGAAGAAGTCTGCCGCGAACGCTTCTGCGAAGGCGCTCACGCCTGCCCGTCGTACGCCCCGCTTCAACCGGATGAGCGCGGCCGAACACGCCATCCACAAGCACACGGTGCGGATGACGTTGCCGGTCTTCGGTCCGGTCACGCTGCCGGCGACCGAGAAGCTCGCGTTCTACGCCGGGCTGGCCACCGTCGCCGCGCTCGGCATCGTGGAGTGGCCGGTGGTGGCGGTGATCTCGGTGGGACACCTGTTGGCCGAGAACCAGGGCAATCAGTTGGTGCGCGACTTCGGGAAGGCGTTGGAGGAAGCGGTCTGAACTGCTTCCCCTCAAGGGATTCAGGTACGTCAGGGTGTCAGAACGGCGGCAGATCGTCGTTGACCGACCGCGCTCCGGCGGTGGCCGTTGCGGGCTCGGTTGGTGTCACCGGGTCGGTGAGGGAGGGCGCCCGGCTGCTGTAGCTGCGGCCGAAGGGGTCGGTGAGGGTGTGTTCGCCGGGCCCGGTCTGCTTCAGTTTCCAGTCGCGTTCTGTTTTGGCCTTGTGGTGGCGTGGGCACAGCGGTGCGATGTTGTCCACGCCGGTTTCCCCGCCGTCCCGGTATTCGGTGTTGTGGTCCAGGTGACACGTCGCCGCCGGTCTGCGGCAGGTGGTCCATACGCACCGCTGGTCGCGGGCAGCCACCAACTCGGCTTGGAGTCCGCGCAGGAACCTCGCCGGTATCGGATGCAAATGAAGAAGGCGTCCGGTGACGGGGTGGGTGATTCCGACGCTGAACCTGGCTTCGGGGTTGGTGAGGTTGTTCGCCACCAGTCTCGCGGCGACCTCGGTGATGACGGGTCCGAACCCGCCGAGCTCCCCGGGCCGGGTGGACAGTCCCATCAGGGTGGTCAGCGGCACGTTCAGCTGGATCTTGGCGCGCGTTCGGATCGGCCCCCAGCTCGGCTGCGAGGAAGACCAGGCCGGCGGTGCGGCTGGCGGTGTGGAGTCGTCTCCCTGTAGATCAGGCTGATCCGGTGGGTCGGCCGTCTCATCCGTTGGCCGGTTCTGCCGCGGGATCTGACCCGCAGCAGAAGGCCCGGTCACCGAAGCCGCACTCTCACCGGTTGCGCCGCTTCCGGCAACGTTCTCCCCGGCCAAGTTCTCCCCGGCCAAGTTTTCCCCGGCCACGTCACACTCCGTCGCGCTCTCCCCGGCCGAGCCGCGGTCGGCGGCGTGGTGAGCGGCGGTGTCGTGGACCGGAACACCGTGCTTCGCGGCCGCCCCGCACACGCTGCAGCTGGGGACCGGTGCCGGGGAGCAGTCGCCACACTCACACCAGCTGTCGTGCAGGTCGTGGTCGGAGAACCGGTGAACGGCACAGTGTGGTTCCTGGTCGCAGTAGGCGTCCTGGTCGCAGTGCGCGTCCTCGGTCGATTCCTTAGCGGCCGTTTGCTGCTCGGCGTTGCCCGGCTCGGCGTTGCCCGGCTCGGACCGCTCCGGCTGCGCCGCCTGGTCCTGCGCCGCGTGGTCCTGCGCCGCCTGGTCAACCGCGGTCTGGTCAACCGGGGTCTGGTCCAGGTCGCTCTGGCCGTGCGTTTGGTCAGCTTGGCTGGGTGCGGAGCAGTCGGTGATGTCGGCGGTGCCGGCGAGCAGGGAGTAGGCCACGTCCGCACGCAACTGGCCCAGCTTGCGGGGGTCGCCGCTGGACTTGACCGCGCGGGCGATGGCGTCGATGTAGCCGTACGCCTCCGCGGCCTGGTCCGCGGACAGTCCGCGGACGGCGAGGTCGGCGACACCGTCGACGGCAGGCCAGATCGCGACATTGCGCCCCGACCTTGCAGCCCGGTGACGTTTGGCGGCAGCGTCGGGGTCGGCCTTGACCACCTCCGCCTCCACCTTCGCCCGCAACAACCCACCACGAAGCTCCAGCACCTTGGGGAAGATCGCGTCCTCGATCCCGCCCCACAGATGCGGTTTGGCGTCGGTGACCCGGTCCACGATGATGCGGACCTCAGCCAACTCCAACCGCCCCGACGCCAACGCCTGCCGCACCCGGGGCAGGCGGGGAAGGGTGATGGCCAGCGTCAGATACCAGTCGGCGTGATAGCCAGACCATCCCAGCAGAGCCTCCAGAACGACCTGGGTCATCGAGTCCAACCCGACACTGCGTTCGGCCGGCTCCTCAGGCATACCGGGGGCGGTGTGGGCCAACTCGTTCACATCGGACAGGCACTCAGCCTCAAGCCAGCCGATCAGCCTCCGGCGCGCCCTGACCAGCTCCTCCAGCTCGAACCCGTTACACAAAGCCCGGTCCACCGAGGCGACCAGCACAGCAAGCCGCGGCCCCGCCGGCATGTCCGCCAACCCAGCAGGCAGCACCCGGCGACGACCCGGGCCCCCACCCGAGTCGTCGCCGAAGAACCCACTGCCGTCGCTCATGCGTTCGATTTTACCGAACAAGATCGACTGATGTGCGCGGGAAACCCCTTACCCACAAGAAGAATCGATGTCTCTTCAACTTGCCTGGCGCCGACAACCCCCGAAGAGAGGTACGTCCGGACATTCCCAGTCGGCTTCTGGTCGGCCCTCGCACGTCCCGCACACGGGGACCAGCCGACGGCCACCGAGCGGAGGAGTACGAGCCAGGTCACATGTCAAGGCGGTATTGACGGCTCGACGCGCACGCAGTCAGGTGCGGACCTCGGACACCGATGTCGAACGGCCGAAGACCTCCGGGCCGGCGAGCGCGGCCTTCCGCCCCAGGTCGTGCTCGAGTTCGAGCAGGCGGTTCCACTTCGCGGTGCGTTCGGACCGCATCGTCGAACCCACCTTGATCTGTCCCGCGCGCCAGCCGACGGCGAGGTCGGCCAGCCAGGTGTCCTCGGTGTCACCGGAACGGGCACTGACGACGGTTCCCAGACCAGCGCGCTGTGCTTCGCGTACGACATGTTCGGCGCGGGTGAGGGTGCCGGCCTGGTTGGGCTTGACCAGAACGGCGTTCGCGCTCCGGCGATCGATTCCTTCCCGGACGCGTTCGACGTGCGTCGCGAACAGGTCGTCACCGAGCAGTTGACAGTGGTCGGGGAGCACCTTCACCGCCTCGGCCCAGCCGGACCAGTCGTCCTCGTGCAGGACGTCCTCCAGCGAGACGATCGGGTACCGTTCGCACCAACCGGCCAGCCGGGCGAGCCAGTCGGCGCGGTCGAGCTCGCGGTCCTCACACCGCAGGTGGTAGCGCCCCTCCGCCGTACCGAACTGGCTGGCGGCGAGGTCGACGGCGACCGCGGCGTCGACTCCCGACCGCAGGCCGGCGGCCTCGATGCCTTCGCACACCACGCCGACGGCGGCCTCGTTGTCCGACATGGGTGCGGACAGCCCGCCCTCGTCGGCGACCAGGGCCGGCGACAGGCCACGCCGCTGGAGGACCGCCGCGGTCGCGGCGCGTACGCGGGCCACGATCTCCAGCGCGTGTGCGAAGCTTTCCGCACCGACCGGGACGGCCAGCACGTCCTGGATGTCCACCGCGCCGGCCGCGTGCGCCCCACCGGAGAAGATGTTCGCCATCGGCATCGGCAGCAGCGTCCGGCCGGTCGCGGCGCCTCCGGGCTCGGCGGCCGCCAGCACATGCCACAGCGGCCTGCCCAGTGCCTGGGCGCCGGCCAGTCCCGAGGCCAGCGACACGGCCAGGACGGCGTTCGCCCCGGTGCGGGCGAGGTCGGGCGTACCGTCGACCTCCTCCAGCCGGGCGTCCACCAGGGCACGGTCCGTGGCGTCGAGGCCCGCGACAGCGGGACCGAGCTCGCCGGTGAGCGCGGAGATCGCCGAGCGCACGCCCCAGCCGTCGTAGCGTTCGCCGCCGTCGCGGCGTTCGACCGCCTCGTGCGCGCCGGTCGACGCGCCGGACGGCACGATCGCGCGGCCGACCGCGCCGCCGCCGAGCTGGACGCGACACGCGACGGTGGGCCGGCCCCTGGAGTCCAGGGCCTCCCAGGCCACGACGCTGGCGATGGCCGAGGCATGGCGTGCTTTCACGGGGGTGTCCTCTCGTGCGTCGACCTGACAGGTGACGACCCGAGGTCTGGGCTGCCGCGCTCCGCCACGTCGAGGAGAGTACGTACCCTAGCCAGGTTCGCCGGAGATCGCTCGCACCCCTGGCCAGGACGGTCAGGTGTTCGCCTGGCAGGCGGCGTGGGCGAGCAGTTTGACGTCGTAGCCGCGCAGGTTGTGCGGTTGCAGGAGAGGGTCCTTCCCGCTGGCGATGTCGTAAGTAGCGACCGCGGCGACCTTGGTCTCCGCCGGAAGGTTGTCGGCGATGCACGGAATTGCCATCACGACGACACGAGCCGGCGCGTGCGGCTTTCCCACGTGGTAGGAGGGCAGATCGTCCAACAGCGACGCGTGGTAGGTCCAGGCGACGGTCTTCGAGCCGCCCGCCGACGTGGCGCCCGGGCTCATGTCCGGCTTGTAATTCTCACTGTAGATCTGGTGATAGGTGTCCCCGTCGATGGCCCCCTGCCCTGGCGGAATCCACATCGCGAAGCCCAGGTTGACGGCACAGTCAGCCTGGGCGGTGAACGTCTGGCTCTTCGGGTCGAAGGGTTGCAGCTTCGCCTGCTCAGGCGTCCGGTACGACTTCGAACAGGTTGGAGCCGACGCCGCATGGCGGCCGTGAACTCCTGCACGGTGATCCAGAACGGCACCGGTCGGCAGGCTTTCGTACGGCGTGACGAAACTATCAGAGACGAACTGTCGCTCCGCTCTCTCACCGGACAGCCATCCGGCCAACGTGGACCGCCCGCCGAGTGGCTGCTTCGCAACCAGCGACCCACCAGGACCATCCTCGAATGACCGTGGAGGTCACCGAGCGTGCCGGCAGTGAGAAGGAGTGCGGCCAGGGCGACCGTGTAGCTGTCAACCACCCATTGCATTCCCGCCACATCGCTGTGCAGCTGGGCGCCGAGCGTAGGCAAGGCGACGTTGACAACGGTGACGTCGAGGAGCACGAGGAACATCCCGACGCACATGGTGGCGAGAACGAGCCCCGGATGTGCCGGCGAGGAGCGGCGGGAGTCGCCGCCGGTCCTCTCGGAGCTGTTGGTGCCGGGCGTACGGGCGCGGGTGGACTTCGCCATCCGGACAGGACCCCACGAGAAAAACTTCGGCACCCGTCGAAGCGTGGGCGTCACTTATCCGGTGAGCGCCTGCGTACCGAGCACCGTGAGCAGCGCGAGGCGTTCGGCGTCCTCGGTGTCCGGCTCGGCCGTGTAGACCATGACGCGCAGGTCGGCGCCGGCCACAGTGAGCACGTCGCAGTCCAGTGTCACTGGACCTACCCGCGGATGGTCGATGGTCTTGCGAGCGGCCTCGTGGTGACCGACCGCGCCGGCGGCCCACAGCTCGGAGAATCGGTCGCTGTTCGCCCGAAGCTCCGCCACCAGCCGCCGGAGGTGCTGGTCGGACGGGTAGCGGGCGGTCGCCGTACGCAGGTCGGCGACCAGCGCGGCCTCCAACCCGCTCCGCGACTGGCTCGTGTGCCGGACCCGGGTGTCCTCGCCGAGGAAGTGGCGCCAGACGCCGTTGCGCTGGTTGCCGTGCAAGTGCGATGGATCCCCCATCAACGCCGCGTACGGCGGATTCGCGACGAGCAGCGTCCAGGATGCGTCATACACCGCGACGGGTGTCCCGGTCAGCCTGTCCAGCAGGCGCTGGACACTCGGGGTGACGTACGCGGGGACCGCGTCCGGGCCGGGCGGTGCTAGACCGGCCAGTTGGAACAGGTGTGCCCGCTCGCCCCGTGCCAGCCGCAATGCCCTGGCCAGGGCCTCGACCACCTGCGCCGACGGGTTGTCGGCACGACCCTGCTCGAGGCGGGTGACGTAGTCGACGGAGATTCCGGCGAGCAGGGCCAGCTCCTCGCGGCGCAACCCGGCCGCACGGCGGTTCCGCCCCGTGGGCAGCCCGACGGCCGCCGGAGGGACCCGGTCGCGCCAGCGGCGCACCGCTTCGCCGAACTCGCGACCCGCCATGCTCCCCAGTGTGCACCTCCGCGTAGGTCGGACCCCGGGGGCGGACCTGGTACCAGCAGTCCCAGGAAGACCGGACGGCTGGCTGGTGCCGCGGCGGGTCGGCAACCTGGAGGACATGACGACAACGACGAGAACGCTGATCACCGGAGCGAACAAGGGTCTGGGCTTCGAGACCGCACGGCAACTGCTCGCGGCGGGCCACCGCGTCTACGTGGGCAGCCGGGACGCGGAGCGCGGGCGTCAGGCCGCCGAGCGACTGGGCGCGCGAATGGTGCTCCTCGACGTCACCGACGACGCGTCCGTCGCGGCGGCGGCGAAGGTCATCGAGGACGACGGGGGACTGGACGTACTCGTCAACAACGCCGGTATCGAGGGACGGCTCCCCGACGGGGGAGTCGTCGGTGCCGCGGACACCACCGCCGACACGATGCGGTCACTGTTCGAGACCAACGTCTTCGGAACGGTACGCGTCATCCACGCGTTCCTGCCGTTGCTGGCTCGGTCCGCCGCACCGGTGATGGTCAACGTCAGCAGCGGCCTGGGCTCACTGAGCCGAGTCGCCGAACCCGCCATGCCGGGGTACGCGTACCCCGGCATCGCCTATCCCGCGTCCAAGACCGCGGTCAACATGATCACCGTGCAGTACGCCAAGGCGTTCCCGCGGATGCGGATCAACGCGGTCGAGCCCGGCTACACCAAGACCGACCTGAACCACCGCACGGGTACGCAGAGCGTCGAGGAGGGTGCGGAGATCATCGTCCGCATGGCACAGCTCGGTCCGGACGGCCCCAGCGGTGGCTACTTCGACGTCCACGGACGTCTACCCTGGTGAAGATCTTCGCGTGCGATGTGCACGTCGGATGTGCTGGATGATCTGTGTGTCCGAGGGGGGACTCGAACCCCCAAGCCCTTGCGGGCACTAGCACCTCAAGCTAGCGCGTCTACCTATTCCGCCACCCGGACGCGGCGCAGGTCGATGTGCCCCTGCGCGCGGCTCACTGTAGCAAACCGCCCGGGTCGGTCGCTCCGCCGCACCCGGGCTGCAAAATCGGGCGAATACCGGCAGGATGAGGGGATGAGCGACGACGCCCAGCAGCCGACGTCCGCACCCGGTGCCGCCGACCGCCGGTCGGCCCCGGACGCCGAGGTCGTGGAGATCTGTCGTGACCTGATCAGGATCGACACGTGCAACTACGGCGATGGTCGCGACGGGCCGGGTGAGCGGGACGCCGCCGAGTTCGTCGCCGGGCTGCTGTCGGAGGCCGGGCTGGAGCCCCAGGTGTTCGAGCCCGAGCCCCGTCGCACCTCGGTGGTGGCCCGCTGGGAGGGCGCCGACCCCGACGCCGAGCCGCTGCTGGTGCACGGTCACCTCGACGTCGTACCCGCGGTGGCCGCCGACTGGAGCGTCGACCCGTTCGCCGGGGAGATCAAGGACGGGTGCCTCTGGGGGCGCGGCGCGGTCGACATGAAGGACTTCGACGCGATGGTGCTGTCGGTGCTCCGGGCCCGGGCACGCGACGGCCGGCCGCCCCGCCGTCCGGTCGTGCTGGCGTTCACCGCCGACGAGGAGGCCGGCAGCCGCAAGGGCGCCCACTGGCTGGTCGAGAAGCACCCCGACCTGCTGGAAGGGTGCACCGAGGCCATCGGCGAGGTCGGCGGGTTCTCCCTGACCGTACGCGACGACCTGCGCCTCTACCCCGTGCAGACCGCGGAGAAGGGCATGGCCTGGCTGCGGCTGCGGGCCAGGGGCAGGGCCGGGCACGGGTCGGTGCGCAACGACGACAACTCCGTGACCGAACTCGCCGCCGCGGTCGCCCGGATCGGCGCCCACAAGTGGCCGGTCCGGCTCACCCCCAGCGTCCGGGCCTTCCTGGCCGAGGTGTCCGAGGCGCTCGGGGTCGACCTGAACGCCGACGACCCGAGCGACGTCGAGGCGACGCTGACCCGCCTGGGCACGGTGTCCCGGGCGATCGGTGCCACCCTGAGCAACACCGCCAACCCCACGATGCTGGACGCCGGATACAAGGCGAACGTCATCCCCGGCGAGGCCACCGCGACCATCGACGGGCGGTTCGTGCCGGGCGGTGAGGAGGAGTTCCTGGCCACCATCGACGAGCTGATCGGCGACAAGGTGACCCGGGAGATTCTTAACTACGACGTCGCGACGGAGACGGAGTTCGCTGGGCAGTTGGTCGAGGCGATGAAGTCGTCGCTCGTGGCCGAGGACCCGCAGGGCCGCGCCGTTCCGTACCTCATGTTCGGCGGCACCGACGGCAAGGCCTGGACCCGGCTCGGCATCCAGTGCTTCGGGTTCGCGCCGCTGAAGCTGCCGCCGGACCTGGACTTCGTGGGGATGTTCCACGGGATCGACGAACGCGTGCCGACCGACGCGCTGGAGTTCGGCGCCCGGGTGGTCGACCGTTTCCTCGACCAGGCCTGACCGGGTCGGCGGGCGCCTGCCGGGCGGCTGGAGCCACCCGGCAGGCTTGGTCGGGCTCTCGTCGGGTTCGGTCGGGTTCAGGCCGTGAGGGCGCCGGGCAGTGGCCCGGTCTTGGTGACGCGAATGATCTTGCGCCGGAGGGTGACGGTGCGCCGGCCGTCGGGATAGACCCGGACCCGGGCGAGTTCCCAGCCGCCGTACTCGGCCCGCTCCACAAGAAACTGCCGCACCACTCTGCGGGACAGAGTGCGCGGCAGCGTCAGCTGATGCGTTTCGTACTCCGCCATCCGACCATCGTCCCACGCGGCGGTAGGGGTGTGACACACGACGGGCCGAACGTCCAAGTTTCGGCAGGTGAGGCCCGACTCAGCGGCGTTCAGGGTAGCCGAGCGGCAGGGCGGACACGTCGTCCAGTGCGGCG
It contains:
- a CDS encoding cation-transporting P-type ATPase — translated: MSLPVSLRTSLPVVGRLVSGTLSPGSWPRRGRTTRRWWAGNGRAHVEVRGVERPGSGHLAEEFEHAVRALPGVHRAWVNAVLGRVVVEYDRNDDADGDGAQPEVQAEVLAEVMDALATVERRHRLAGEPFPQRPDHPGDVEPRQWQLLAFGADVAALGFSVAGRALRIARLPAEVPTFVSLIDSTPRLRREWERLLGRAAADLTLAAGNAIAQGLAQGPLGLLVDAAQRLALADEAGRRRQVWAGREAELSAADDGQRTPPLSLPPRPGPLPPGPVERLADVAGLASVVGAGATMLATRDPRRTIALVGAGIPKAGHVAREAFATGVNRALAARGTLCLDPEALRRLDRVDTVVLDAAILRTEGFVLGPLTVCASDPVESGDGHHPDGTGPAAEARLRLRAETLFDPALPKSVHRRGEWMLAPLTELAHRPGSVPAVARAAARRLAGQGAVALGLARAGELVAVLAAEPEFAPLADALAAAAGGAGEVMIAGRGSGVADRLDVEKVLPAGNRLPGAVRALQAEGRVVALVSAGPGAALATADCGIGVPLPGHRPPWGAHLLSGPGLSDACLLLDAAAAAKTVSRRGAALAGYGSVTGALLAALGPARGATERALIGVNVAAAAGFVSGTWSAAALAHRPEPVRTDRNHWHALDATAALRRLRSTPRGLTEHEAAARLPATSADGDEHPANLLGASLGELANPLTPTLAAGAGVAAASGSVSDAALIGVAMGVNAVIGGMQRVGADRAARRLADTSAARVRVRRDGHEVEVLADQLVPGDVVVLRAGDAVPADARILTERALETDESSLTGESQLVGKTAEPCAAADVADRSSMVYDGTVVAAGRTSAVVVATGAETEVGRGTRAMAAHRPSGGGVQERLNRLVRLTVPVSLGSGVALVGVGLLRGRRPRDTLGTAVSLAVASVPEGLPVVATVAQLASARRLSARNALVRNPPTVETLGRVTTLLMDKTGTLTEGRIRLRRVSDGIDEEALDELSDHGALVLAAGLRASPEHVVGEVPAHPTDRAVVDAALEVGVRADTGAPGWSLVDDVPFESGRGYHAALGATDHGQRLVVKGAPEIVMPKCRRWRRGADVRPLDEAERAKVEAEVHRLAGQGFRVLAVAERAASGRRDLTEDRVERLDLLGFLALADQVRPTSAQAVALLRRAGVGVVMLTGDHPTTAGSIAAELGILDGGRVLTGTDLDSHDDASLAAVLPEVSVVARVTPAQKVRVVRTLQSIGRTVAMAGDGSNDAPAIRLADVGIALGRHGTTAAREAADLVVTDDRLETITDAIVEGRAMWASVRDAIAVLVGGNLGETAFTLGAGLLSPSGSPLNARQLLLVNLFTDVLPALALAIRPPAHLTPEALLREGPDASLGRRLARDVAIRAGATAAAASAGWVVGRATGTQGRAGTIALVAMVGAQLGQSVVTGWRSPLVVGAGAVSWLGLAAVVQVPGLSHFFGCRPLGPVGWATALGAAGAGTALGTGLEGMTEMAVRRFSGGFADPLTQPG
- a CDS encoding HNH endonuclease, translated to MSDGSGFFGDDSGGGPGRRRVLPAGLADMPAGPRLAVLVASVDRALCNGFELEELVRARRRLIGWLEAECLSDVNELAHTAPGMPEEPAERSVGLDSMTQVVLEALLGWSGYHADWYLTLAITLPRLPRVRQALASGRLELAEVRIIVDRVTDAKPHLWGGIEDAIFPKVLELRGGLLRAKVEAEVVKADPDAAAKRHRAARSGRNVAIWPAVDGVADLAVRGLSADQAAEAYGYIDAIARAVKSSGDPRKLGQLRADVAYSLLAGTADITDCSAPSQADQTHGQSDLDQTPVDQTAVDQAAQDHAAQDQAAQPERSEPGNAEPGNAEQQTAAKESTEDAHCDQDAYCDQEPHCAVHRFSDHDLHDSWCECGDCSPAPVPSCSVCGAAAKHGVPVHDTAAHHAADRGSAGESATECDVAGENLAGENLAGENVAGSGATGESAASVTGPSAAGQIPRQNRPTDETADPPDQPDLQGDDSTPPAAPPAWSSSQPSWGPIRTRAKIQLNVPLTTLMGLSTRPGELGGFGPVITEVAARLVANNLTNPEARFSVGITHPVTGRLLHLHPIPARFLRGLQAELVAARDQRCVWTTCRRPAATCHLDHNTEYRDGGETGVDNIAPLCPRHHKAKTERDWKLKQTGPGEHTLTDPFGRSYSSRAPSLTDPVTPTEPATATAGARSVNDDLPPF
- the eno gene encoding phosphopyruvate hydratase (catalyzes the formation of phosphoenolpyruvate from 2-phospho-D-glycerate in glycolysis) → MKARHASAIASVVAWEALDSRGRPTVACRVQLGGGAVGRAIVPSGASTGAHEAVERRDGGERYDGWGVRSAISALTGELGPAVAGLDATDRALVDARLEEVDGTPDLARTGANAVLAVSLASGLAGAQALGRPLWHVLAAAEPGGAATGRTLLPMPMANIFSGGAHAAGAVDIQDVLAVPVGAESFAHALEIVARVRAATAAVLQRRGLSPALVADEGGLSAPMSDNEAAVGVVCEGIEAAGLRSGVDAAVAVDLAASQFGTAEGRYHLRCEDRELDRADWLARLAGWCERYPIVSLEDVLHEDDWSGWAEAVKVLPDHCQLLGDDLFATHVERVREGIDRRSANAVLVKPNQAGTLTRAEHVVREAQRAGLGTVVSARSGDTEDTWLADLAVGWRAGQIKVGSTMRSERTAKWNRLLELEHDLGRKAALAGPEVFGRSTSVSEVRT
- a CDS encoding helix-turn-helix domain-containing protein, with product MAGREFGEAVRRWRDRVPPAAVGLPTGRNRRAAGLRREELALLAGISVDYVTRLEQGRADNPSAQVVEALARALRLARGERAHLFQLAGLAPPGPDAVPAYVTPSVQRLLDRLTGTPVAVYDASWTLLVANPPYAALMGDPSHLHGNQRNGVWRHFLGEDTRVRHTSQSRSGLEAALVADLRTATARYPSDQHLRRLVAELRANSDRFSELWAAGAVGHHEAARKTIDHPRVGPVTLDCDVLTVAGADLRVMVYTAEPDTEDAERLALLTVLGTQALTG
- a CDS encoding SDR family NAD(P)-dependent oxidoreductase, producing MTTTTRTLITGANKGLGFETARQLLAAGHRVYVGSRDAERGRQAAERLGARMVLLDVTDDASVAAAAKVIEDDGGLDVLVNNAGIEGRLPDGGVVGAADTTADTMRSLFETNVFGTVRVIHAFLPLLARSAAPVMVNVSSGLGSLSRVAEPAMPGYAYPGIAYPASKTAVNMITVQYAKAFPRMRINAVEPGYTKTDLNHRTGTQSVEEGAEIIVRMAQLGPDGPSGGYFDVHGRLPW